One region of Salvia miltiorrhiza cultivar Shanhuang (shh) chromosome 3, IMPLAD_Smil_shh, whole genome shotgun sequence genomic DNA includes:
- the LOC131015322 gene encoding uncharacterized protein LOC131015322: MANSKLRFALSPHEVVGLVAVLLLSVCSNPRSIAAVADSDSDLDFDSDFLLFHQDYSPPAPPPPPPHPPSLSCESDLGGVGTLDTTCQIVSSLNITKDVYVEGKGNFVIAANVTVDCSSFAGCELAINVTGNFTLGENASIICGTFQLVADNAFFGNGSAVNTTALAGSPPAQTSGTPQGVDGAGGGHGGRGAACLKDKSKNPEDVWGGDAYSWSTLGKPWSYGSKGGTTSREIDYGGGGGGRVMLLVTTLLEVNGTVLASGGDAGPKGGGGSGGSIYIKAHKMTGTGSISACGGSGFAGGGGGRISVDIFSRHDDPAISAYGGSSIGCPENAGAAGTFYDCVPRSLTVSNHHKSTYTDTLLMDFPQPFLTNVYIRNQAKAAVPLLWSRVQVQGQISLLRGGVLSFGLAHYSMSEFELLAEELLMSDSMIRVYGALRMSVKMFLMWNSKMLIDGGGDENVETSSLEASNLIVLRKSSVIHSNANLGIHGQGLLNLTGPGDCIEAQLLVLSLFYSINIGPGSVLRGPLKNSSNEAVTPKLYCDSEDCPSELIHPPEDCNVNSSLTFTLQICRVEDILVEGYVEGSVVHFHRARTINVQPTGVISTSGMGCHGGLGQGEVLSNGLGSGGGHGGRGGMGCYDDICIDGGVSYGDANLPCELGSGSGNDSLEISTAGGGTLVMGSLEHPLITLYVEGSVRADGDSFRGDLEKNNASIDKIVGPGGGSGGTILLFLRNFDLRESGNLSSAGGHGSLTGGGGGGGGRIHFHWSDISTGDVYWPIATVNGTIHTMGGLGGVQGYMGENGSISGKACPKGLYGIFCEECPIGTFKNVTGSEKSLCFPCPTDELPNRASYIHVRGGITETPCPYKCISDRYHMPNCYTALEELIYTFGGPWLFGLLLLGLLVLLALVLSVARMKFIGVDELPGPAPTQQGSQIDHSFPFLESLNEVLETNRVEESQSHVHRMYFMGPNTFSEPWYLPHTPPEQVKEIVYESAFNNFVDEINALAAYQWWEGAVHSIFCILAYPFAWSWQQWRRRMKLQKIREFVRSEYDHACLRSCRSRALYEGLKVAATPDLMLAYIDFFLGGDEKRNDLPPRLQQRFPMSLLFGGDGSYMTPFILHNDNIITSLMSQSVPPTTWYRFVAGVNAQLRLVRRGCLRSKFRSVLLWLDTFANPELRVYGLHVDLAWFQATTDGYYHYGLLLYSVEEFDRVSFVCHDGESGDDEQHSRTVGVHLKDESSNKSYLGRTQRSAQGNLRRKNYGGVLDFNSLKALEEKRDLLFILSFLIHNTKPVGHQDLVGLVISILLLGDFSLVLLTLLQLYSLSLADVFLVLFIMPLGILLPFPAGINALFSHGPRRSAGLARIYALWNITSFINIGVAFICGYIHYRTQSSKTNPNFQPWNMDEGEWWIFPLALLLCKCIQSKLVNWHVANLEIQDRALYSNDFDLFWHS; the protein is encoded by the exons GTAGCGGATTCGGATTCGGACTTGGATTTCGACTCGGATTTTCTGCTGTTCCACCAGGACTACTCGCCGCCGgcaccgccgcctccgccgccgcacCCGCCGTCGCTATCGTGCGAGTCCGATCTCGGCGGTGTTGGTACGTTGGATACTACTTGCCAGATAGTCTCCAGCTTGAACATAACGAAGGATGTGTATGTAGAAGGAAAGGGTAATTTTGTAATTGCAGCGAATGTTACTGTGGATTGCTCATCGTTTGCTGGCTGTGAGCTTGCTATAAATGTTACTGGGAACTTTACTTTAGGAGAGAATGCGTCGATAATATGCGGCACCTTTCAGTTAGTTGCAGATAACGCGTTTTTTGGCAATGGTTCTGCTGTGAATACTACTGCGTTGGCGGGGTCACCACCGGCGCAGACTAGTGGGACCCCGCAAGGGGTGGATGGGGCCGGCGGGGGCCATGGTGGTAGAGGTGCAGCGTGTTTAAAGGATAAGAGTAAGAATCCAGAAGATGTATGGGGAGGCGATGCTTATTCATGGTCGACTTTGGGGAAGCCTTGGAGTTATGGGAGTAAAGGAGGGACGACGAGTAGGGAAATTGATTACGGGGGTGGTGGAGGGGGGAGGGTGATGCTCTTGGTAACGACACTATTAGAGGTGAATGGCACTGTTCTGGCTAGTGGAGGAGATGCAGGTCCAAAAGGAGGTGGAGGGTCTGGAGGCAGCATATACATCAAGGCTCATAAGAT GACCGGAACTGGCAGCATAAGTGCTTGTGGGGGTAGTGGTTTtgctggaggcggcggcggcagaattTCTGTAGATATTTTTAGCAGGCATGATGACCCGGCCATTTCTGCATATG GTGGAAGCAGTATAGGTTGCCCTGAAAATGCAGGTGCTGCAGGTACATTTTATGATTGTGTTCCTCGCAGCCTTACCGTGAGCAATCATCATAAATCAACATATACAGACACACTCCTAATGGACTTTCCACAACCGTTTTTAACGAATGTCTATATAAGGAATCAAGCAAAGGCTGCCGTTCCCCTGCTGTGGAGCCGTGTCCAG GTTCAAGGACAAATCAGCCTTTTGCGTGGAGGAGTGTTGAGTTTTGGCCTCGCACATTATTCAATGTCAGAGTTTGAACTATTGGCAGAAGAGCTGTTAATGAGTGATTCTATGATTAGA GTTTATGGGGCTCTTCGCATGTCAGTTAAAATGTTTTTAATGTGGAACTCAAAGATGTTGATAGATGGTGGTGGAGATGAGAATGTCGAGACATCGTCACTTGAGGCTAGTAATCTCATAGTTCTCAGG AAATCATCTGTTATCCATTCAAATGCAAACTTGGGAATTCATGGGCAAGGTTTATTGAACTTGACTGGACCAGGAGATTGCATAGAAGCTCAATTGCTAGTTCTATCATTATTTTATAGCATCAAT ATTGGACCTGGATCTGTTCTGCGTGGTCCTCTGAAGAATTCCTCAAATGAGGCCGT GACGCCAAAACTTTATTGTGATTCGGAAGATTGTCCCAGTGAGCTGATTCATCCACCTGAAGATTGTAACGTGAACTCTTCTCTGACCTTTACCCTACAG ATATGTCGTGTTGAGGATATCCTTGTTGAGGGTTATGTCGAAGGCTCTGTTGTTCATTTCCATAGAGCTAGGACCATCAACGTCCAGCCTACTGGAGTTATAAGCACATCTGGAATGG GCTGCCATGGTGGTCTAGGTCAAGGAGAAGTCTTGAGCAATGGTCTTGGTAGTGGTGGTGGACACGGTGGTAGGGGTGGAATGGGCTGTTACGATGACATATGTATTGACGGTGGCGTATCATATGGAGATGCTAATTTGCCTTGTGAACTTGGCagtggaagtggaaacgatagcTTGGAAATATCAACTGCTGGTGGCGGTACTTTAG TGATGGGTTCGTTGGAGCATCCCTTGATAACTTTATATGTTGAAGGTTCTGTTAGAGCAGACGGAGACAGCTTCAGGGGGGACCTTGAAAAGAATAATGCTTCTATTGATAAGATTGTTGGTCCTGGAGGTGGTTCTGGTGGTACTATATTGTTATTTTTGCGCAATTTTGATCTTCGTGAATCTGGCAATTTGTCTAGTGCTGGAGGTCACGGTAGCCTAactggtggtggaggaggtggtggtggaaGGATTCATTTTCATTGGTCAGATATTTCCACTGGAGATGTTTACTGGCCAATAGCTACAGTGAATGGAACAATACATACAAT GGGTGGATTAGGTGGCGTACAAGGTTACATGGGCGAAAATGGCAGTATCAGTGGAAAAGCTTGTCCAAAAGGGCTTTATGGTATATTTTGTGAG GAATGCCCAATTGGCACTTTTAAAAATGTCACAGGATCTGAGAAATCCCTCTGCTTTCCATGCCCAACTGATGAGCTTCCTAATCGGGCGTCTTATATTCATGTCCGAG GTGGTATTACTGAAACACCTTGTCCTTACAAGTGTATTTCTGATAGATATCACATGCCAAATTGTTATACCGCTCTTGAAGAACTAATATATACATTTGGTGGACCATGGTTGTTTGGCCTCTTGCTTTTGGGTCTTCTAGTCCTGCTTGCTTTAGTTCTAAGTGTTGCCCGAATGAAGTTCATTGGTGTGGATGAGTTACCTGGTCCTGCTCCTACACAACAGGGTTCCCAAATAGATCATTCATTCCCTTTCTTGGAATCTCTTAACGAG GTGTTAGAAACTAACAGAGTGGAGGAGTCTCAGAGTCATGTGCACAGGATGTACTTCATGGGTCCAAATACGTTTAGTGAACCTTGGTATCTTCCTCATACACCTCCTGAACAAGTAAAAGAAATAGT ATATGAAAGTGCATTTAACAATTTTGTGGATGAGATCAATGCTCTTGCTGCATATCAGTGGTGGGAAGGTGCAGTTCACAGTATTTTTTGCATTCTTGCCTATCCTTTTGCATGGTCATGGCAGCAGTGGCGCCGGAGAATGAAGCTGCAGAAAATTCGAGAATTTGTGCGATCTGAATACGACCATGCTTGCTTACGTTCTTGTCGTTCGCGTGCTCTATATGAAGGGCTGAAG GTTGCTGCAACTCCAGATCTAATGCTAGCATATATTGACTTTTTCCTTGGTGGTGATGAGAAGAGAAATGATCTTCCTCCTCGCCTCCAGCAAAGATTTCCTATGTCTCTATTGTTTGGAGGAGATGGGAGCTACATGACTCCTTTCATTCTTCATAACGACAACATCATAACTAGTCTGATGAGTCAG TCTGTTCCACCCACCACCTGGTATCGCTTTGTGGCTGGTGTGAATGCACAGTTGCGCTTAGTAAGAAGAGGCTGCCTAAGATCGAAGTTTCGCTCAGTCCTTCTATGGCTTGATACTTTTGCGAATCCTGAATTAAGGGTCTATGGGCTGCATGTAGATCTTGCTTGGTTTCAGGCTACAACTGATGGCTACTATCATTATGGACTTCTGTTATATTCTGTTGAAGAATTTGACCGCGTGTCATTTGTATGTCATGACGGAGAATCTGGGGATGATGAACAACATTCACG CACTGTTGGTGTCCATCTGAAAGATGAGAGTTCAAATAAGAGTTACTTAGGACGAACTCAGAGAAGTGCTCAAGGTAACTTGAGGAGAAAGAATTATGGCGGGGTTCTAGATTTTAACAGTTTGAAGGCGCTCGAGGAGAAAAGAGATTTACTCTTTATCCTCTCTTTTCTAATTCACAACACCAAACCTGTTGGCCATCag GATCTCGTGGGTTTGGTGATCTCAATCCTGCTTCTAGGAGATTTTAGTCTAGTATTGCTCACCTTGCTCCAGTTGTATTCACTTTCCCTAGCAGACGTCTTTCTCGTTTTGTTTATCATGCCCCTCGGGATTTTGCTCCCCTTTCCTGCTGGAATCAACGCCTTATTCAGTCATGGACCTAGGCGATCAGCAGGTCTTGCACGTATATATGCTTTGTGGAATATCACATCATTCATAAACATC GGTGTTGCATTCATATGTGGTTATATTCACTATCGAACACAATCAAGTAAAACAAACCCAAATTTTCAGCCGTGGAATAT GGATGAAGGTGAATGGTGGATTTTTCCCTTGGCACTTCTTTTGTGTAAATGTATCCAATCTAAGCTCGTAAATTGGCATGTCGCGAATTTGGAAATTCAGGATCGTGCGTTGTATAGTAATGACTTCGACCTGTTCTGGCATTCATAG